The region CTGAACTAAAGTGGCTGTTTTTTGTCGTCATCTAATGTGATTTTTGCTTACATTTAGGAACTAATTGCGCTCTCGTGTATATGTATGGTATCTGTGTGGGTTTGGATTACGTGGAAACTTGCGAAGTGCTTGAAAAAGACAAAAATAGGCGTTGAATGAAGGCGgagaaaatataataatgaCTAGTTTTTTCATGTTCTTTTTCTTACATTTCTATAGAGAATTGAATGAGATGATGAGTTGTGCGATTTTCAGTGGTATATATGACATTGTTAGGCTTGGTAAGTGTGATTATTGGTGGGGATAACACTCTGGTTTATCTGGTAAGCGTGGTACGACATATTCGTTATTCGTTAAATTTCACTGTCTTAATCTTAACCATTCCTGCAAATCCGTGTCTATTTTGAGTGTCCATAATGGCTGCTTCAGATAAGGAAAAAACATAGATGCTGAAAATGATTATGTGCAGAACTAAGGTTGTCAAAATCTCTGTAAAAACAACGGTCGAGTCACATGATTAGAAGTTGCAAGTTTTGATGCTTACACTCTCAAAAGAGATGGCAACTGGGCAATGCAGGTGAGGTTTTTAGGGTTGGGATTTCAAAGAGATACTGAATTCGGGCTATGTCATATTGTACTCCTATAGGTGCCTTGTATCTTTTGTCCATGATCAAATTTCAGTTTAGAAGTTTTCAACACTAGTTATTGCCATTCAAGAAGTTTGTTCCATTTAAAAATTCCACCATTATGCTTTTGCTCGTTGCTTTTGTAAAtgttcttttccttttcctttgcCTTTCGCATTTCAGTTGACATTATTGCTTGTGAATTTACTTCAAAGtaattgtatttttattttccagGAGTGCCTTGGACAGAAGACGAACATAAGTTATTTCTGCTTGGCTTGCAAAAGCTCGGCAAAGGTGATTGGCGTGGCATTGCACGGAACTATGTGATGTCTAGAACTCCTACTCAGGTTGCTAGCCATGCCCAAAAGTACTTCATCAGACAAAGTAATATGTCTAGGAGGAAAAGACGCTCAAGCCTATTTGATATTGTTGTCGATGAAGTAAGCCTCATTCTTTCTTAGCTCTATGTGTATATTTACAAATTTAGTAAGTCCTCATTGATATTTAGCTATATGCAAAACAAGATGTGTGCCTATGGAACTGATGGCACCACTTATCCACTTCATATGGAAAAAATTATCGATCTGATTAGATAGACCATTTCGAGCTCTGCAAAAAGCCATCAATGATTGTGGATAAATATTTCTCAATGAAATGTGCTTGGACAAATACACATAGTAGGGCTAGTTTTGTGGTTGAATTATGCTGTTAAGGTTTATAAAGTTTTGGGCAACTTATAAACTTGTTGCAACATATCTTTCAATTAGGAAGCAACCGATAATACTCTGGTGTCAAGAGATTTTCTCCCCGTGAACCCTTCTCAAGCTGAGGCACAAAGCAGCACTCTAGCAGCAGCACCTACTGCTATGGATGAAGAATGTGAGTCCATGGAATCTGCAAACTCCAACGACGGGGACACTGCTCTGACAAACCTGGAGGGCTCCCAATATCCTTACCCCGTCATGTATCCTGCTTATGTCGCTCCACTCTTCCCGGCGCCCATCCAGTTTTGGCCAGGATACACTACCGAGCCTGTCAAAGCCGAAACCCATGAAGTGGTGAAGCCAACTGCTGTCCATTCGAAGAGCCCCATCAACGTTGACGAGCTTGTCGGCATGTCCAGTCTGAGCTTAGGCGAATCCATCGGCGACGGTGGGCCGTCAGCCCTCTCTCTTAAACTCGTGGAAGGCTCAACGAGGCCGTCCGCGTTTCAGGCAAATCCAGCTTCTGGCACTTCAGGCATGAACTCTAATAGTCACAATCCAATCCATGCCCTCTAGAATGGTGAAAAAGGAACATGTTGATTGTGATATGGGATCACTTTGAAGGTCTCTTTGTTAATAGAAGAAGATGATAGTGTTTAGAGTGGGTTGGTtaagttataattttatttgttaggTAGTCATAATAAGTGTGTTTTAGGAAGGGATTAACTCAGCCTCAACTTTGTAGACACCAGAAGACTTGTTTTTCAAATTATTGAATCTTTCACAACTTCCGATTGTCTTTTGAGCTTGGAAATgtgtataattatatttatgcaCCATATATGTGTGATGTAAAGATTTGAGTTTATTTACAAATAATGGAGAAAAATGTAGCTTTGTGAAGAAAGATAATAGTCAAAAGAGGCTTTGGAAAGGCGTGATGGTGCGGGTTTGATAATAAAAGTTGACTAATTCATTGCGTTTGGATGAGGTTAAATTTAATTTGAGGTAATCCAAATCCCACCTATTTATAGtttcatttaatttgattttcatATTGTGTAGTCGCGGTCATATAATCTGATAGAGCATACTAATTAATAGAGTAATACTAATGATGATTGAGAAGAACAAGAGAACATAGAAGAAACGAACGCTACTCCAAATAGGTTACGATATGTTTGCTTAACTCCAAATTGTGAAGAAAACAATAGGCACATTAATAAGGATCCACTCAATCTCCTATCCTATCCTATCCCAGGGGCGTTTGAATAACTAGAAAAGGGTGGATATGGGCCCTTATCCATGTTTATTTTTCTGTTTGGTTACAAAATCGATTTTTACACACAACCCGGTATAAACACGCTGACCCCGAAAGATTTTGAGATTGGTATCACAGTTCAATGAGAAACTGAATACCTCTTTTCAATTGCGATAAGGCACTCTTCCCCGATGCAACAACCTAGATTGAAATTTTGGAGACGATTTTACCCATATCCTTCCGTCGTTTAGCTCTCTTCCTCTCATTTCATCCACACAATTTCCAGTTGGCAGTGTATAGCTCGTTCACCACGCCGATTATTCGACTTCCACAAGCGATGCACGCCGAAGATGCCCGGCGAAAGCAGGTAACCCCCATTATCATCCCCCTTCGGCTAACTAGTCCGTCGGGGTTCTAATTGTGATTATGTGAGTAATTTTGTTCCAATTTTTACCGTCTAATTTGTGCAGCTCATTCTCAATTGAATCCAATTTGTTATTGCTGGACATGGTAGTCTGTTATTCAGCCCCAATTTCGTTATTCCATGTCGAATCCATACAATTCGATGTCACTTGTGGGCatttatttctataaattttGGGTGTAATCGCCTCATTTAATAGCTTACTTTGGTTTGTGAAATACCTTTTTGCTCTACTAATTCAATTTGTAAATTATAAAATGGGTCAAATTGGGTTAAAGATGAAAGTTGCAAGTAAAGGTAGTTTTTAATAGATTGTGTTTCTCACCTAGTAACTGATCTAACAAATGTGTAATCTTATTACTTAGTTCGACACAAATTTCATGTTGATAAATTAGGAGAATTTTGTCTAATCTCGCTGCCTATGTCTATATTGGATTTGTTTAAGAGATTAGTGCAATGAGTTTACGACAAAAAgttaagaagaaaataaaaatcacatattgAATTAAAATGGTGAGGTGTGTTATGGTTGCTGATGTCTAAAAgtatttttaagaaattggaGTTTACAGATCAGTTTTCGGGTTTTGCCGACGCAAGTCTTCTTCGATCCTTTTCATGTATCCATTACGAAAACCATTATCCGATTTCCATCCATTAGCAACAAGTTCTTTCATGGACATGATAAGAGTTTCTTCCTCCTTATCTGACCAACTCCTACGTTTCCTGTCACCCTTTGGTCCGCTAGACCGTCCAATGTTTCTTCCTGTCATTTGTAAATATTTGTAAAATTCAAGGTTGTTGTCAAGAGTTGCATTATCAGGAACAAATTATTTACATTGTGCATTGATTTGAATAATGTCATAGGGTGAAAAATTACATCGTTCCAACAATAATTGTAAACAATCTGACATGGCTTGCAAAAAAACGCAGCAATGGCACAACAATTGTTAGGAGGCAGGTACTAGCAACACAAGCCAAATGAGAGATGCATACACGAGAGAGACGTTAATACAAAAATGCTTACAACATACAACACATTTGAAGACCAACCTTTCATTATAGGGATGCTGATCTCAACACCAAGCAAGTGCACTCCAGGTTAAAAATTTGCTTTGTTTTTATGTTCTTTTAGGAGCGCCTACAATGGCAGGAACGGGAGAGTGGGAGAGCGAGaaagattttatttatatccGTAATCTCAAGTAGGGTTAGATGTAGGACATAAATgaaaattcttattttaatgAAGGACATTTTTGTCATTCTATAAAAAAGGTTGGCCATTTTTTTAGGGCACGCTTTGCTTTTCTAGTTGGACTAGAGACACCCAATTTGGTACCAAACATCCTTTAACTACAAAGGTTGAAACCAATATGACAATATGAGGGTGGGAAAAGTGAAAAGGGCCCATATCCATAGTTTACTTATACACATATTCAAACGCCCCAAGCGTAACAGCTGTATGTTTCAAGCCCACTTCGACAGGGTGAAGTTCTATACTAACTAGTACAATAATATTGAAGCCAAATGCAGGAACGAGTAGAGCCAAACAAATACTTATACTTCAAGATGCACAAAACATCTTCcaagaagaaaatgatgaaatcAAAATTATCAAAGAAGACGagcaaaatcaaaattataaatgagGAAAGAGATCGAAAAGTGCTTCTCAAGATTCCTCTTCAAATACTACCAAAGTACCAATAGTGGTGGCTTGCTAACTTTGTATTATCATGCCATAACCGTAGACGGTCTTGTCTAGCTTCAATtacccatttttttatatatgtaatttttGTGTCTtaatttgagtttttatttataaatatttggcATGTCATAATTAATCAGAATTGTAAATAATATTaaggaaaaataataaatatgataatTTTATGAGCTTAAGATGTACTATAGAGATACTGAAAATGGAGATAATCATTGGATTGTAAGATTTAGATGCCTATCTCATCTCTCTAGTACGGGGTGGTGGGTGTCTCAAATAAGCATTTCAGTATAACATTGTTTTATAACATAAAATCGCCTatcttaaacaaaaatataaaaaacatttctatttattttgttcGTTCCATAGcaatatacatatttttttaatttcttttacatatatttatttataatcacTTTATATAATAAAACTAAGTGATACTGTATATTTCTTCCattagtaaaataaatagcATTAAAATAAATCATATTTGTATTTACTAGCTTTACAAAATACACGCCTCATGGAGGGTAATTTGTAAAGAAAACTATGAAAGTATGGTCATAGATCGATCCTTGTTCTTGGTATATTATTTGTATaatttttatagtactactttctaattttttattgatCTAAATTTTGGGAAAATTATGTCtatgatttaagaaaatttggTATAAATTGAATAGAATAATTTTTTAAGACAGAAAAATCACaagtttatatatataaatgtataaaaaatcAGCATAAGAGTGTCtacaatggtggcccttgaaggccaccaaaGTTGGCCCGACCATGAAATGTGACTCTCCATGGCCCTCCGCAAtggtaaataaacaaaaacaactagggccacgaaatgtggccctcttcaaaaaaaattaatttgtttacttttttttaattatatttttaatttaactacaacaaatttaattagcCTAAAAATTTGGGAAGTTGCCGTATCCCGAGTCTCCATACCCCGGGGAAtcaccatctccaccttgcatctttggtaggattttaattaggattttgtGGTGTTGAAGTATAAAATTGagtggaaaaaatggaaatgaaaatggtagtatttataaaagaattttcgaaaataataattaaaaaaatttcacagCCCAGCCGCGTTTTGTGTCCCGCTGcagtggagggccgcggctccctcGTGGCTCTCTGCCCTCAGCTGCGAATCGTGGCTCTCTGCAGTGGGGGCCGCGCACCCGAGCCAcgagccgcggctcccccactgtggacactctaaggtTAGGGCCTAAAATTGAGGTCCTGATAATTTAAAACCCAGCCACTGCCACTGCCACTGCCACTGCCACTGGGTTCTCTCTCTTTTGTTACTTCAGCCCCAGTTGCAGTAGACTGTGGGAGAATTCCTATTGCCTGTGCTAATTTATCATTTACCTCCTTCAATTTCTTGCTGCTTTCAAACCCTCTCAAGTAATGGTTGGTCGGAAGTTCGACGAACCCACCTCATCTCGCACCCAGGTATCCCTATTCATTTCATTCTGCTTCTGAATTTGCTTGCGAATTATGtcgttttttttgttattttaccCTTGTTGGAGGTTGCTTTGATACTAGAGCTatttgctttgattttagaAGGCGTTAGTTCGTTTGGCGTCGATTGATCCAATCGAGTTGTGCACTGAAGCTAAAGTAGAGCGGTGTAGGGCAACTAGGGATTTGAGAAGCTGCGGCCGCAATGTACAAAGGGTTCTTATCCCCTGCGGCCATGCTGCTTTGTGCGACGAATGTAGTCAAAGATGTGAGGTTTGCCCCATTTGTCGAATGTCCCTGCCAAAGGGGGGAAATGAGCTTCCCCTTCGCCTTTATTACGAATGTATTGAGGCAGGTCTTATTTCTAAGAGGCATGATGATAGATTGAGAGATAAAGAGGATACTGCGAATCAACTTGTTGCTGATGTTCAACGCTTGTATTCGCTCTTCGATGTCACCTTGGAGAACAACCTAGTTTCCTTGATTTGCCATTgtatccttcagtgctatatatgtgttttttttttcattgttgGAGTAAGGATTCACGGAACGTGTATCCTCTTTTGTGCAAGGGCTTCATTTCTGCCTCCTCCCATCAATATCACTGAAGCTAACTTTTTCCCTAGATTTCCTTCAGGGTGTGCTTCTACTCGCTTCTGTTCACGTTGTAGCATAATTTTTCTGGAAGTATTATCTTTAAGGGCTTTGCAGACAAAAGTTTTCCATGTTCATTTTATCATGGATACAAACAATTTAGGATTTCTAAGTAGTTGAGGTGTTTTGAATTATTCTTTGTTACTCCCTGTCCCCATTCCCCAAAGCCATGGCACTATATCACATTGGATGGACACAAGGCTTAAGAAAATTGTTGGTAGATgaagtgtgattttttttttggtaaatacGATGTGTTTAGAAGGTTGAAATATAAAGAAGAGTGTGGGGACATGTTCTAAAAAGGAAAGCTCTATACTTTTGAGGGACACCAAATATATTAATCGTGCTATAGTTTTTTGGGATGAATGAAGTATTTGACAGTTGAAGAAAAGTGGTTTGATGATTATCTTTTATCTGTGCCTTAGTTTTTTTTCTGTTCCATGTTCTCCTTAATAGAAGCATACAGATATTACAGATGTATGCATGGATGAAAGTGCTGTATCAAGTGATCCTGTCACTGCACTTTTGCTTGACGAGAAGGTTGTCAAAGACTGGTGCAGGCGGACTTTCGAAAGTATTTTGAAGGAACTCAATGCAATATGTATCCTAAAGTTTATCTATTTAGTAGTATTTACAAATTGTGACAGATGCTACAAGTACTTGTGAACCTTGACATTCATAATAGATAGTCAAACAGCATCAGAGATGAAAAGTCATTTAAGTTCTCTCCTGAAAATTTCTTCAAAGCTAGCTGGCATGTCCAATGTTCTTGAAGTGTTGGAGTCTTCATTCAGAGGCTCTATTTCAGTCATGCTTCAGGACCTTAATCATCTTCAAGAGAGTATATTGAAGACAAAACAGGTAAAAGTTCAAAGTTTCCTGATTTGTCAGCTCTATATTTTCTAGTTATTGTTTTATGTATCCATTAGAATCTGTTTAGAAGATTTTATGTGTATTAGAGTCAATGCAGTATAGAAAGTCACGGGCATAGATATTTCTGTTGCATCTTGTCTGGTTTCTTTTCCATTTTGTTCATTGTATACCTAAATTTTCACAATGGTTTGTAATGCCAAGGCTGTTTATGTTTGCTTTTATACTTGTGCAGTTGTGCCACACAGCTAAATTTCTTTAACAAATTATTTTCTGAATAAACCTAACCAGATGCATGATTCTGTGtaatttaagattttaattttgaatgcTGGTCTTGCTGAATCATGTCTTCCAGTCTTCCTAACTGAGATTTTAACAATAATTGCCTTGATCAATTTACAGCACTTGGAGATCATGGCTTGGTGCATTAGACATCAATTTTTGGAAAATGTGAGATTTAGATTTTCTGATTTTGCATCATGGAGTTCATCTGTTCGTGAAAGGAAATCTGCAGCAATTTACCGAGCATGGCCTGATTCAGTTGCTGGTATCTTGGGGTCTGGTGAACAAAGTACATCTAGCCTCTTTATTGAAGATGCACTTTCAAACCTTGAAATGGATGAAGGATCCGGTCACCAAGATGAAGGGGAATTAGCAATTTCATCATTGCTGGCTAGTGTGggaaattcattttttctaTCCAAGTTACAGGGATTGGCAGGATGCTACCCTTTTGAAAGTCTTCGAGTTGCTGTCGACTTGCTCTTTCTAAAAGGAAATTCTAATTTGGTGGTTGCCAAGCAAGCTATTGTATCCTATTAAATTCAATCCAGCTTGTTTAACTCATTCCTCagttataaattatttttgcacGAAGTGAAAAATTGAAGACAACTTCATTAGATTTCTCTTTATTGCACATAAGTACACTTGTACCATTCCTTAACCTGTTTTGCAGttcttatattttctctttgatCGGCACTGGACAATCCCTGAAGATAAGTGGAGGGACATTGTTGATGATTTTGCCATCACATTTTGTATAACCAGGCACTCTTTGCTGGAATCTTTTGTCTTCTATCTTTTGGATGACCACACTGATGAAGCTTTAGAGGTAGACAGTTATCTTAAAAGTCTCTTttggttttattattttctctagTCAGCTACCGAAATGGAGTATGTAGGAAGACCTGATGATGTTTCACCATCAGAACAGTTGAGGAAATATTGTGGATGAATGTGCTATTTTTTGTGGTTTGTGCTGAATATGTTTGAATGCATGTCTGCTATTTCTACTATGTTCTTTTCTGGTTCTCTCATTCGTTGTTTTTGACTATATGCTTGTTGTCCTTCAAGCAATTATCAGCTAGTTGTTAGAATATTTGCTTTGGTTCTCATGTTTAGAATGACCATTGTATAACAGTGACCCTACGGCTTTTACTTACCTGATTATCACTTTTTTAGCATGTACCACAGTACTACATTTACTAAGCTCATCATagaaataatttgtttttatatgtGCCTTGTTTGAAAAGAAAGAACAGTGAAGAAAAGATATAAATATGATAAGACCTTTGATGTCAATCGTTGTTGCTAGAAAGCATGTTATTTGTGAAATGCAAGAAGCATTGGCTAGTATTATCATTAAAACAGTTCTGTTGCCCCTCGAAAATCGAAATACTAAAGCATTTCCTAGGCCaaacattagagcatccacagtgggacggatgtcccgacggacttcccaaaaacacctcctgccacgtcataaggacatcccactgcactgccgcgtcataaggacatcccactgcacaatggcggacatcccggcggacatccacaataattataaaaaaatttaaaaatagggACGTCTGTCGGgaacccgcaatggcggacgtcacgacggacgtcccgacggacgtcgtcggaaatccgcggaactccggtgtccgcaagcgacgtccgcgtccgcctcgcgctcgcctaatggcggacgtccggcacgccggtccgacgtccgtcgggacgtccgctgcggatgctcttaagttACATAAAAATTTGCAAGCAAAACAATTTTTAGTGTAAGAGCTTTATCAATTCAAGGTCCAAAAGTAGCTAACCTAAATGAtaaaaagtagtactccctccgtccctctgtagcctagtcatattcctttttgggttgtcccactgtagccgagtcatttccttttttggcaaaaaacactttactctctcttcatctctctacctttttcctttttcctttctactttattctccttttacttaactcatttaaaaataatttttcttaaatttcgtgccgaaaagaaatgcctctactacagagggacggagggagtataaatttagAAACTGAAGTTCAAACCCGTCAGTTACAGACTCAAAAGACCATATATTCTATGTTAATTTGCAATGGTAATGCTTAATTATCTAtctatttaatttatcaaagaaCACATTATCATAGTATTTTTGTCAAAAGTACATGATAGTCTTAGACTGACAGTTTCAACAGCTGGGGGCTTAAACTCTTAGTTTTCATCTTTCAAGTTCTAGATTGATTCCTAACCTATCCTTTGGATTCTAAATGATGAAGTGCCTAGTTGAAGTAGATTTCTGTGGCTAATATTTTCACAATCACTGCGTTTCATGTTTGTGTCTTTTGCTACTTTGATATGCACGTTATACTAATTATTTTCACAACTTGTATTTCTAGGAAGCATGCCGTCTCCTTCCTGAAATTGCAGGCCCACATATCCATCCTAAGGTTGCACAGGCACTGTTAGAGAGACAGAATCCTGATGCAGCTCTAATGGTACTGAGGTGGTCAGGGCGAGATGGGGGAGCAACATTAGTTTCAGTTGGCGAAGCTGTCACTGCTGTTCGGGTCCGGGTAGAGTGTGGACTTCTGACTGAGGCATTCATGTACCAGAGGATGATTTGTACAAAAGTCAAGGATAAGAAACTGAAAGATGCTTATGATGAAGCAAATGAACAGCTTAGCAATTGGCTAACCTGGTTGGAGATTTTGGTCTCTGAGATTTGCTGCCTTTGCATTAAAAGGAACTTAGTGGATCGAATGATTGAGTTGCCTTGGAATGCCGACGAGGAGAAATATCTTCATAAATGCATGTTTGATGTAGCACAAAATGACCCTACATCAACCATGGGAAGCCTTCTTGTGGTTTTCCATCTACAGGTACTTGTGCTTGTTTATCTTTGACTTTGTAGTTGCAGTTTCTATTAGTCTCTGTTAGCTTATCTTGGTAATTATTTCTGTAGCAGTCACCATTAAAAGACCACAGAGTAGTTTCTACAGAATCAAAACTTCCATCGTTTTGATCTTTGCATTCTATCGTTCATTATTCCTATCCTTACTCTTATGATTGATAACACCAGTAGTTCTTACTGAATATCCATAAAATCTATGCTCAACTCATTATATGAGGAGTCCTCCTTGGTTTCAGTACTTGAACAATTT is a window of Salvia splendens isolate huo1 chromosome 3, SspV2, whole genome shotgun sequence DNA encoding:
- the LOC121796149 gene encoding transcription factor KUA1-like is translated as MTRRCSHCSHNGHNSRTCPNRGVKLFGVRLIDGSIRKSASMGNLTHYMGGGGGGSGSGSATPLSGAALDSPAETPDHPSAGSAAAEGYASEDFVAGSSSSRERKKGVPWTEDEHKLFLLGLQKLGKGDWRGIARNYVMSRTPTQVASHAQKYFIRQSNMSRRKRRSSLFDIVVDEEATDNTLVSRDFLPVNPSQAEAQSSTLAAAPTAMDEECESMESANSNDGDTALTNLEGSQYPYPVMYPAYVAPLFPAPIQFWPGYTTEPVKAETHEVVKPTAVHSKSPINVDELVGMSSLSLGESIGDGGPSALSLKLVEGSTRPSAFQANPASGTSGMNSNSHNPIHAL
- the LOC121796147 gene encoding E3 ubiquitin-protein ligase HOS1-like isoform X2, translated to MVGRKFDEPTSSRTQALVRLASIDPIELCTEAKVERCRATRDLRSCGRNVQRVLIPCGHAALCDECSQRCEVCPICRMSLPKGGNELPLRLYYECIEAGLISKRHDDRLRDKEDTANQLVADVQRLYSLFDVTLENNLVSLICHYITDVCMDESAVSSDPVTALLLDEKVVKDWCRRTFESILKELNAIYSQTASEMKSHLSSLLKISSKLAGMSNVLEVLESSFRGSISVMLQDLNHLQESILKTKQHLEIMAWCIRHQFLENVRFRFSDFASWSSSVRERKSAAIYRAWPDSVAGILGSGEQSTSSLFIEDALSNLEMDEGSGHQDEGELAISSLLASVGNSFFLSKLQGLAGCYPFESLRVAVDLLFLKGNSNLVVAKQAIFLYFLFDRHWTIPEDKWRDIVDDFAITFCITRHSLLESFVFYLLDDHTDEALEEACRLLPEIAGPHIHPKVAQALLERQNPDAALMVLRWSGRDGGATLVSVGEAVTAVRVRVECGLLTEAFMYQRMICTKVKDKKLKDAYDEANEQLSNWLTWLEILVSEICCLCIKRNLVDRMIELPWNADEEKYLHKCMFDVAQNDPTSTMGSLLVVFHLQRYRYVEAYQVHSKLQTLEEDFISKHQNEEMAYKVKLLNHWRKTLVDQSVDLLPDVLQQQLKDGKLPEAGVCNGDQNIPPKPKPPTVQEPILGNLLFKLPQQWETNGFVHHQP
- the LOC121796147 gene encoding E3 ubiquitin-protein ligase HOS1-like isoform X1, encoding MVGRKFDEPTSSRTQKALVRLASIDPIELCTEAKVERCRATRDLRSCGRNVQRVLIPCGHAALCDECSQRCEVCPICRMSLPKGGNELPLRLYYECIEAGLISKRHDDRLRDKEDTANQLVADVQRLYSLFDVTLENNLVSLICHYITDVCMDESAVSSDPVTALLLDEKVVKDWCRRTFESILKELNAIYSQTASEMKSHLSSLLKISSKLAGMSNVLEVLESSFRGSISVMLQDLNHLQESILKTKQHLEIMAWCIRHQFLENVRFRFSDFASWSSSVRERKSAAIYRAWPDSVAGILGSGEQSTSSLFIEDALSNLEMDEGSGHQDEGELAISSLLASVGNSFFLSKLQGLAGCYPFESLRVAVDLLFLKGNSNLVVAKQAIFLYFLFDRHWTIPEDKWRDIVDDFAITFCITRHSLLESFVFYLLDDHTDEALEEACRLLPEIAGPHIHPKVAQALLERQNPDAALMVLRWSGRDGGATLVSVGEAVTAVRVRVECGLLTEAFMYQRMICTKVKDKKLKDAYDEANEQLSNWLTWLEILVSEICCLCIKRNLVDRMIELPWNADEEKYLHKCMFDVAQNDPTSTMGSLLVVFHLQRYRYVEAYQVHSKLQTLEEDFISKHQNEEMAYKVKLLNHWRKTLVDQSVDLLPDVLQQQLKDGKLPEAGVCNGDQNIPPKPKPPTVQEPILGNLLFKLPQQWETNGFVHHQP